The Atribacter laminatus genome contains the following window.
GAAAAGGAAATCAGCTTGACCCTATCCCAGGTAGTCGAATTCGCCCTTGCTACTGATAGCCAGATCCTGGATGCCCAGGATAACTATAAAATTGCCCAGTCGAATCGCCGTCTTGCTCAAAAGGAAAAAGGGTTCAACCCCACCGTTCAAGTCACTGGAGATGTAGCCTTGGTTGGGGAGGCAGAATCAAATGCTCAGGTTTCAATCAGTGATTCGATTGCCTTGAATGAGACCTCCAGTGATCTTGCCAACCAATTGGAGCAAGCTGACCTTGCCCTCAGCCAAGCCCAGAATGCTCTCAAGAATGCCGAAGAGAATACCAAACTGAAAGCCATCACCGCTTACCTGGAAGTTCTCAAAGCTGAATGGACCGCCGAGATGGCCCAGCGAACCCTTGAACAAGCTCACACTCTCCAGGCTGATATAGAAAACCAGTACCAATTAGGAATGGCCTCATCGGTGGATCTGCTCAAGGCCAAACAAACCGGAGAAAGGGCCCGGATCAACCTCGAGCAATCCAACCAAAGTTTGCTTTTCAAGAAACAGCAGCTCAATCAAATGATCGGGTACCCTCTCGACACCCCAATCACTCTCGAGAAGGATTTTCCCTACCAGCCACTGGGGGAGGAATTGGATCAGTTAACCAGCCACGCTCAATCTGACCATACTGACCTCAAGGACTTGCTCTGGCAAAAAGAAATCGAGACCATCACCTTGAAGCAGATTGAACGGAACCGTCAGGCCAAAGTTCATCTCATTGGATCCTATGTTGAAGAAAACTATGCGGTCCGGTTTGATCTGCAAAGCCCTAATTGGGTCTTAGATTGGAAGGTCACCGGTCAGCTCTCAGAAGGGGAGGATACCTTCTCAACCAGCGCCATCAATCAAGACCCTTTTACTCCTTCGGCATCCGGCTGGGGACTGGGATTAGAAGTAACCTGGATTCCCTTTGATGGGGGGATCTCCCGAGAACGAAAACTACAACAGGAAATCATCCTGGCCCAAATCGAGAGAAAGCTGCAGGCTCTGCCTGATTCCATCACCCTTGAGGTATTGGATGCCTACCAGCTCTTCATCCAATCCGATCAGGACACTCTCACCGCTCAGTTAGAAATGCAAATCGCTGAAGAAACCTACCGACTCCAATCCCAGCAGTATCAGGCTGGTTTTATCACCGACCGAACCCTCAAGGAGAGTGAATTGGCTCTGGAGAATGCCAAACTCAATTACCAGAAGGCGGTCTATGGGTTTATCCTCTCGAAGGCGCAGCTCTTCAGGGTGGCTGGGAGGGAGATTGTGGTTGAAGAGTTGTAGATATAGATAAAGAAAAGTTATTAAGTCATTGAAAATGATCAAAATCAATTTTTTTACATTGAGGTTTAAAGATGTTGAATAGCGAAATGAATAAACCGATTATTGTAGTTGAAGAACTAACTAAGATTTATAAGATGGAAACCTTTGAGTTGAAAGCCCTTCAGAATGTTACTTTTAAAATTTATCCTGGAGAGTTTGTATCGGTTATGGGTCCTTCTGGTTCGGGAAAATCAACCTTGATGAATCTTTTAGGATGCCTTGATACCCCAACCAGTGGTCG
Protein-coding sequences here:
- a CDS encoding TolC family protein, producing the protein MTYRGLSKKRNSFIALLVFIGYFLVFSPFDANASDTGEKEISLTLSQVVEFALATDSQILDAQDNYKIAQSNRRLAQKEKGFNPTVQVTGDVALVGEAESNAQVSISDSIALNETSSDLANQLEQADLALSQAQNALKNAEENTKLKAITAYLEVLKAEWTAEMAQRTLEQAHTLQADIENQYQLGMASSVDLLKAKQTGERARINLEQSNQSLLFKKQQLNQMIGYPLDTPITLEKDFPYQPLGEELDQLTSHAQSDHTDLKDLLWQKEIETITLKQIERNRQAKVHLIGSYVEENYAVRFDLQSPNWVLDWKVTGQLSEGEDTFSTSAINQDPFTPSASGWGLGLEVTWIPFDGGISRERKLQQEIILAQIERKLQALPDSITLEVLDAYQLFIQSDQDTLTAQLEMQIAEETYRLQSQQYQAGFITDRTLKESELALENAKLNYQKAVYGFILSKAQLFRVAGREIVVEEL